TACCCACCGAGGCCCCTCGAAATCTTGCCTGCCAACCGCGCTTCGCTATGATGTTCTGAAGATGATCGTCCATAAACAAAAATTCTATTCGCAGCCGCATCAGAGATGATGCCGTAGCAGATAGGTTGCTTGTACTGCGGAGAAATCTCCAGCATACCACGCCTGGCAAAGAAATAATTATCCTCAATGATCTTTTCAAAATCAATTTCTTCAGAAGAGAAACCGATAACATCGCCTTGCGCAAACAGATGGCGGCGTTCAGCTGCCATAATCAGCTGGTCCTCTTCGTTTGGTATTGCTATTATTCTTCACCGGTTCAAATTGTAAGGATGCTGATGGTAAAATTCAATCACCAGCTTCGGTTGCCCCGCGATCATTCCTCATAAGGATTATCGTATTCCTCACCCTCACCTAGTTTGAGATATTTTGATCTACCATGATCGTATAAATCCAGTGTATAAATAACCTTCACCTCAAGGTTGTGGTCTAGTTTCGGGGCATGGGCTGAGACCTTTACCTTCTCCCCAGAGTGCGTCCTGAGATGTTTATAAAGTTCATTCTGATAATAGAATACTTGGTTACAGATGCGGCACCTGTATTGGGTCCCATTCAGCCGCTCAATAGCATAAGGAATGCCGTTCTTCGTGCGAAACTTCGCTGAAATTCTTGGCGACATGGTCATCTCTTCTTGCACAAGAATTTTATAGCCCACTTAGGGGAATTTAATTCCGCGGATGTAATCTCATCGTTGGAATGCTGGTAATCACTCTTCTCAATAAGCTCTGCTAAGAGTGCGGCCTGTTCCGTCCAAAGTTTGAGATGAATTTGAAGAAACCATTGGTTCAGAGATTTATCCTTTATTCCTTTGCTGATTCTGGTATAATGTCTATAACAGAAACCTGAACTGGTTTGAAATTTAGCTCTAAAATCCGCTTGCAGCAAATACCTGGGGAAATTATCGATGAGCCTATTTTCAACCTCCTGAAAAAACTGGCATAAAGGACAATCCTTATCGACCGATCCTTTTTCTGGGTGCGCTATGACTTCAGCGACAAGGTCGTTCATGATGATAGCAAGGCCTAAAGGGTCTCCAGCCTCTAGTAACAAGTTCGAATGGGCCTCGCAAAATCCGCGCGCCTCCCTGAACTTTTTGCGGATGAGCACATCATTTACGTTTTCGTAGAAAAGAGAACTAGCATATCGTTTTTCTCTGTCAACCACCATTGAGCATAGGGGACACCCTTCGATACCAAATCTTTCCAGGTAATCAAAGTAGCTGAAACTCTTCCCATCATCAGTAGGATGTCTGTGAAAAATATTCATATTATCTCTATTCAAATCTTGGAGTTGACTGCAATATCTGTCCTGTATTTGAAGTGATTATGGGAATCCCATAAAACAAAGACTCCTACTATTCCAAGAATCACTGCGAATAAGTAGGAGTCATTAGCTATATGAGCAATTAGGGTGAACTCCATCAC
This bacterium DNA region includes the following protein-coding sequences:
- a CDS encoding DUF6062 family protein, with the translated sequence MNIFHRHPTDDGKSFSYFDYLERFGIEGCPLCSMVVDREKRYASSLFYENVNDVLIRKKFREARGFCEAHSNLLLEAGDPLGLAIIMNDLVAEVIAHPEKGSVDKDCPLCQFFQEVENRLIDNFPRYLLQADFRAKFQTSSGFCYRHYTRISKGIKDKSLNQWFLQIHLKLWTEQAALLAELIEKSDYQHSNDEITSAELNSPKWAIKFLCKKR